From Salminus brasiliensis chromosome 21, fSalBra1.hap2, whole genome shotgun sequence, a single genomic window includes:
- the LOC140542692 gene encoding transmembrane protein 263 encodes MVKNVHCEVQSGAGAGLEREVVQTGTEHTTDECKDGKEGPAPGVLWRVTGGLYSATKGVVGATVGGVAWLGGKSLEITKSAVTSAPSVGVGLVKGGVSAVAGGVASVGSTVAGKVTGKRKDKAE; translated from the exons AACGTTCACTGTGAGGTGCAGAGCGGGGCCGGAGCAGGGCTGGAGAGAGAGGTGGTTCAGACTGGGACTGAACACaccacag ATGAGTGTAAGGACGGTAAGGAAGGTCCGGCCCCTGGGGTCCTTTGGAGGGTCACCGGCGGACTTTACAGTGCCACCAAGGGTGTCGTTGGAGCAACAGTTGGGGGCGTGGCCTGGCTAGGTGGGAAAAGCCTGGAAATCACCAAATCTGCCGTGACCTCGGCGCCCTCAGTAGGCGTAGGCCTGGTGAAGGGCGGAGTCTCAGCTGTGGCGGGGGGCGTGGCCTCTGTAGGCTCAACTGTGGCCGGCAAAGTTACAGGAAAGAGGAAGGATAAAGCGgagtga